In Brevibacillus brevis NBRC 100599, a single genomic region encodes these proteins:
- a CDS encoding ABC transporter ATP-binding protein has product MEKSESTPLLEVRGLKKYFPIRSGFMKKVTNHVKAVDDLSFTVATGETLGIVGESGCGKSTTGRAILRLLEPTGGEVIFQGENLAALSPNEMRMKRKDLQIIFQDPFASLNPRMTVGEIIEEPMIIFELYETSKERKEKVAELMQVVGLKPENSERFPHEFSGGQRQRIGIARALALNPKLIVADEPVSALDVSIQSQVLNLMRDLQKQYGLTYIFISHNLSVVKHFCDRIGVMYLGRMVELAPKNALYEEPLHPYTRSLLSAVPIAKPKTKRERIILTGDVPSPANPPSGCTFHTRCPDCMEICKTDKPEFQSMGDGRYVACHLYNQ; this is encoded by the coding sequence TTGGAAAAATCAGAATCTACTCCCTTGCTTGAGGTGAGAGGGTTAAAAAAATACTTTCCGATTCGCAGTGGATTCATGAAGAAGGTAACGAATCACGTCAAAGCTGTTGACGATCTCTCTTTTACCGTTGCAACGGGGGAGACGCTCGGAATTGTAGGTGAATCCGGTTGCGGGAAGTCAACCACAGGCAGAGCCATTCTACGATTGCTCGAACCTACGGGTGGCGAAGTGATTTTTCAAGGAGAGAATTTAGCGGCCCTTTCCCCAAATGAGATGAGGATGAAGCGAAAGGATTTGCAAATTATTTTCCAAGACCCGTTCGCCTCCCTCAATCCGCGAATGACAGTTGGGGAGATCATTGAAGAGCCGATGATCATATTCGAACTGTATGAAACGTCAAAAGAACGCAAGGAAAAAGTAGCGGAATTGATGCAGGTTGTCGGTTTGAAACCAGAAAATTCCGAACGTTTTCCCCATGAGTTTAGTGGTGGTCAGCGACAGCGGATCGGCATTGCACGTGCGCTAGCGCTTAATCCCAAGCTAATAGTGGCAGATGAACCAGTATCTGCACTCGATGTTTCGATTCAATCACAGGTATTGAACCTGATGAGGGATTTGCAAAAGCAATACGGACTCACTTACATATTCATCTCTCACAACTTGAGTGTCGTGAAGCATTTTTGCGACAGGATCGGCGTGATGTATTTGGGACGGATGGTTGAGCTGGCACCCAAAAATGCGCTATATGAAGAGCCGCTGCATCCTTATACGCGCTCATTACTGTCCGCAGTTCCGATTGCCAAGCCAAAAACGAAGCGAGAGCGCATCATCTTGACTGGAGATGTACCGAGTCCAGCGAACCCTCCGAGTGGCTGCACGTTCCATACGCGTTGTCCGGATTGTATGGAAATTTGCAAAACGGACAAGCCCGAATTCCAATCGATGGGCGATGGTCGATATGTTGCCTGTCATTTGTATAACCAATAG
- a CDS encoding IclR family transcriptional regulator has protein sequence MDKTEKTANRSVLKTLEFLEYFIQNSELSLAELVELSDMPKSTVFRILQTLEMRGFVSKTTTHNPPKYQLGLKLLEFGNIVAQRLEIRKIALPYMLQLRDTVDEAVNLIIRDQDEGVYIEKVDTRQYVRVYTQVGRKSPLYAGACPRILLSFLPDHEIEELLNRVDMKKISPETNTDKDLLWQWIHDARENGYTVSYGELEPDSAAIAVPIRDFTGQVIAGLSLAGATSRFQPDRLEYLVQETKAVANQIMSKLGYSDAKAGL, from the coding sequence ATGGACAAAACAGAAAAAACAGCAAACCGAAGTGTGTTAAAAACGCTAGAGTTTCTCGAATATTTTATCCAAAACAGTGAATTAAGCCTGGCTGAGCTTGTCGAGTTGTCAGATATGCCGAAGAGTACGGTGTTTCGAATTCTTCAGACGCTGGAAATGCGCGGCTTTGTCTCCAAAACGACCACTCATAATCCGCCTAAATACCAATTGGGATTGAAGCTGCTGGAGTTTGGGAACATTGTTGCCCAACGGCTGGAGATCAGGAAAATCGCGCTCCCGTATATGCTGCAGCTACGGGATACGGTGGATGAGGCAGTCAACCTGATTATTCGTGATCAAGACGAAGGGGTTTACATCGAAAAAGTCGATACCCGCCAGTATGTTCGTGTATATACGCAGGTAGGCAGAAAATCACCGTTGTACGCAGGAGCATGCCCGCGCATTTTGCTCTCATTTCTACCGGATCATGAGATCGAAGAATTGTTGAACCGGGTAGACATGAAGAAAATCTCACCAGAAACAAATACAGACAAAGATCTGCTATGGCAATGGATTCACGATGCACGTGAAAACGGCTATACAGTCAGCTACGGTGAATTGGAGCCGGATTCCGCGGCAATTGCTGTACCTATTCGAGATTTTACGGGACAAGTAATAGCTGGCTTGAGCTTGGCTGGAGCTACATCACGCTTTCAGCCAGATCGATTGGAATATTTGGTACAGGAGACAAAAGCGGTAGCGAATCAAATCATGAGCAAGCTGGGCTATTCAGATGCAAAGGCGGGACTTTGA
- a CDS encoding ABC transporter ATP-binding protein, whose amino-acid sequence MLEIKNLQTRFRTDNGEITVLDGVSFQINKGETIGVVGESGCGKSVTSLSIMGLLPRTARITGGEILYNGENLVAFSKDQMRKVRGKEIAMIFQEPMTSLNPVYTIGAQIMELVLNHTSMNKKQAKEHAIQMLKLVGIPRAEEIVDEYPHQLSGGMRQRVMIAMAMSCSPSLLVADEPTTALDVTIQAQILDLMRELQQKSEMTIMLITHDLGVVAEMCDRVVVMYAGQVVEEAEVEKLFATPKHPYTVGLLGSIPDMDTEQEYLFTIGGTVPSPGQMPPGCRFAERCQKAFDKCYEQAPPLFDLNDGTKSRCWLYE is encoded by the coding sequence ATGCTGGAAATCAAAAATCTTCAGACGAGATTCCGAACCGATAATGGAGAAATTACCGTTTTGGATGGCGTTAGTTTTCAAATCAACAAAGGTGAGACGATTGGAGTAGTAGGGGAGTCGGGTTGTGGGAAAAGTGTCACCTCACTATCCATCATGGGGCTTCTGCCGAGAACCGCGCGAATCACTGGTGGAGAGATCCTGTACAACGGTGAAAATCTGGTTGCCTTCTCCAAGGATCAGATGAGGAAGGTACGGGGAAAAGAGATCGCGATGATTTTTCAAGAACCGATGACCTCACTCAATCCGGTTTATACAATCGGGGCGCAGATCATGGAGCTCGTCTTGAATCATACAAGTATGAACAAAAAACAAGCCAAAGAGCACGCGATCCAAATGCTGAAGCTGGTCGGGATTCCGAGAGCGGAAGAAATCGTTGATGAGTATCCGCATCAGCTATCTGGCGGGATGAGGCAGCGTGTGATGATCGCGATGGCGATGTCCTGTAGTCCATCTCTATTGGTTGCAGACGAGCCTACGACCGCACTCGACGTGACCATTCAGGCGCAGATTCTTGACCTGATGAGAGAGCTACAGCAGAAGAGCGAGATGACCATTATGCTGATCACGCACGATCTTGGTGTGGTAGCAGAGATGTGTGATCGGGTGGTCGTCATGTATGCAGGGCAAGTCGTCGAGGAAGCCGAGGTAGAAAAGCTATTTGCCACTCCAAAGCATCCGTACACGGTCGGTTTATTGGGCTCGATCCCGGATATGGACACAGAACAGGAGTACTTGTTTACGATTGGCGGGACCGTTCCCAGTCCAGGTCAGATGCCCCCAGGATGCCGTTTTGCTGAACGATGCCAGAAGGCTTTTGACAAATGCTACGAGCAAGCTCCACCGTTATTCGATCTGAATGATGGTACAAAAAGCAGATGCTGGCTGTATGAGTAA
- a CDS encoding ABC transporter substrate-binding protein, whose product MKKKVGITTCSALLLLAAALGGCSGKSADTSTQANPQSKTEAQAPAKNELTLGVNGDPHSWDPIDTFLLDWSTVATSVFEGLVERTTDLKIQPGLAESWEFKDDKTLQFKLRKGVTFHNGEPFNAEAVKFTFDRLLGEEGKKGPQQANYASIDRVEVVDEFTVNMILKEKDPVLLTKLAGYGGVIVPPKYYKEKGDEYFNTHPVGTGPFKMDSYEKDNKVVLVKNESYWKQGQPKLEKVTFRFIPEATTRLAEMQTGAIDIMKKVEISQTESIKGMSDLELMQVGSPTVYSIRFNTSMKPVDNVKVREAIAYAIDADLIIETLLGGYGKRVNSFQSDMSFGYDPNLPLRNYDPEKAKQLLAEAGVKEGTELDLFLPGTDATFKEVAQAIEMQLGQVGLKVKLNLVDASTFTSDLIPKGKAGHMYRNGWGGWTLDFDNTAYLMYHKGEFWNPDFYDEKVEELLKTERSTFDQEKRMAAFKELNQRLYELVPDVPLYQTINLWAVNKRVKGFQPPTDERIDLREASVE is encoded by the coding sequence TTGAAAAAGAAGGTAGGTATAACCACTTGCTCCGCATTACTCTTGCTAGCTGCTGCTTTGGGCGGATGTTCGGGTAAGTCGGCAGACACAAGCACACAGGCAAATCCGCAATCGAAGACAGAAGCGCAAGCTCCGGCAAAAAATGAACTTACACTTGGTGTGAATGGAGATCCGCACTCTTGGGATCCGATTGATACGTTTTTACTTGATTGGAGTACGGTAGCAACCTCTGTATTTGAAGGCTTAGTCGAGCGTACCACTGACTTGAAAATCCAGCCAGGACTCGCTGAATCGTGGGAGTTCAAGGATGACAAGACACTTCAGTTTAAACTTCGTAAAGGAGTTACCTTCCACAACGGCGAGCCATTCAACGCGGAAGCAGTGAAATTTACATTTGATCGCCTGCTTGGTGAAGAAGGGAAAAAAGGACCACAGCAAGCGAACTATGCTTCGATTGACCGTGTAGAAGTGGTAGACGAGTTTACAGTCAACATGATTCTCAAGGAAAAAGATCCTGTACTCCTTACAAAGCTGGCAGGTTATGGCGGTGTGATCGTTCCGCCTAAGTATTACAAGGAAAAAGGGGACGAGTACTTTAACACGCATCCAGTAGGTACGGGTCCTTTCAAAATGGATAGCTATGAAAAAGATAACAAGGTTGTACTGGTGAAAAACGAAAGCTATTGGAAGCAAGGTCAACCGAAGCTGGAAAAAGTAACGTTCCGTTTTATTCCAGAAGCAACTACACGTCTAGCTGAAATGCAAACAGGTGCGATCGACATTATGAAAAAAGTCGAGATTAGCCAAACAGAATCCATCAAGGGCATGTCTGATCTTGAACTGATGCAAGTCGGGTCGCCAACCGTTTATTCGATTCGATTTAATACATCGATGAAGCCAGTTGACAATGTAAAAGTCCGTGAAGCGATTGCTTACGCCATTGATGCAGACTTGATTATCGAAACGCTGCTCGGCGGATATGGTAAGCGGGTCAATTCCTTCCAAAGCGATATGTCTTTCGGCTATGATCCTAACCTGCCATTACGTAATTATGATCCAGAAAAAGCAAAACAACTGCTTGCAGAAGCAGGTGTGAAGGAAGGAACTGAGCTTGATCTCTTCCTCCCGGGTACAGATGCAACGTTTAAAGAGGTAGCACAAGCGATCGAAATGCAATTAGGCCAAGTCGGTCTCAAGGTGAAGCTGAATCTGGTGGACGCCTCCACATTTACTTCTGACCTCATCCCGAAAGGAAAAGCAGGACATATGTACCGGAATGGCTGGGGTGGATGGACGCTCGACTTTGATAATACTGCCTATCTGATGTATCACAAAGGCGAGTTCTGGAACCCTGATTTCTATGACGAAAAAGTAGAGGAGCTCTTGAAAACAGAACGCTCCACGTTTGACCAAGAAAAGCGTATGGCAGCATTTAAAGAGCTGAATCAACGCCTGTATGAGCTAGTCCCAGATGTACCGCTCTATCAAACGATCAACCTGTGGGCAGTAAACAAACGAGTAAAAGGCTTCCAACCTCCGACAGATGAACGTATCGATTTGCGCGAAGCATCGGTTGAATAA
- a CDS encoding YitT family protein — MDAKAIAPITHKRKKKRRIAVRTLGIIIGALLVAVGLEIFLVPNNIIDGGVTGVSIMVSKLTGGPLGLFLFLLNLPFLLVGYKQIGKTFAISTLFGVVVMSLGTSYLHHVPSLTDDLLLSAVFGGIIIGIGVGLVIRAGGSLDGTEIVAILMTRKSPFSVGEMVMFFNIFILGSAGFIFGWDRAMYSLIAYYIAYKMIDITMVGLEQSRSVWIISDYPAEIGDALTARLGRGITYLNGEGGYSGDVKKVIFCVITRLEEAKLKSIVEEIDSSAFLAIGHIHDVSGGRFKKKNIH; from the coding sequence ATGGATGCAAAAGCAATTGCTCCGATCACTCATAAGCGGAAGAAAAAAAGAAGAATCGCAGTAAGAACTCTCGGAATCATCATTGGAGCCTTGTTGGTGGCAGTCGGACTGGAAATCTTTCTGGTTCCAAACAACATCATTGACGGTGGTGTTACCGGCGTTTCCATTATGGTCTCAAAGCTGACGGGAGGCCCACTCGGCTTATTTTTATTCCTGCTGAACCTGCCCTTTTTACTTGTTGGCTACAAGCAAATTGGCAAGACGTTTGCCATATCTACGCTGTTCGGTGTCGTCGTGATGTCGTTGGGGACGAGCTACCTCCATCATGTTCCGAGCTTGACGGACGATTTGCTTCTCTCTGCTGTTTTTGGTGGGATCATCATCGGGATCGGTGTGGGACTTGTCATTCGCGCGGGCGGTTCCTTGGATGGAACGGAAATTGTTGCGATCCTGATGACGAGGAAAAGTCCGTTTTCGGTCGGCGAAATGGTGATGTTTTTTAACATTTTTATTCTAGGCAGTGCCGGCTTCATTTTTGGATGGGACCGGGCCATGTACTCGTTAATTGCTTACTATATCGCTTACAAAATGATCGATATTACGATGGTCGGACTCGAACAATCCAGATCAGTATGGATCATCAGTGATTATCCAGCCGAAATTGGCGATGCGTTAACGGCGAGACTGGGGAGGGGAATTACCTATTTGAATGGGGAAGGTGGCTACTCCGGAGACGTTAAAAAAGTCATCTTCTGTGTCATCACCCGATTGGAAGAAGCGAAGCTAAAATCCATCGTGGAGGAAATCGATTCCTCTGCATTTTTGGCAATCGGTCATATTCACGATGTTTCTGGTGGACGGTTTAAGAAGAAAAATATTCATTAA